In Kitasatospora sp. NBC_00240, the following are encoded in one genomic region:
- a CDS encoding SRPBCC family protein → MDLSTYRLSSAWQFDSSPGPVLTVLTDVAGYPRWWPQVRTVRPTADDAGELVVRSLLPYRLVFTVHAARQDETAGVLEARMTGDLVGWSRWTVTAQPVGTRVLFEEEARLGKPLLRLLAVPARPVFLANHAAMMRGGERGLRAHLAAVAGY, encoded by the coding sequence ATGGATCTCAGCACCTACCGCCTCAGCAGTGCTTGGCAGTTCGACTCCTCACCCGGCCCCGTGCTGACCGTGCTGACGGATGTCGCCGGGTACCCCCGCTGGTGGCCCCAGGTCCGTACGGTCCGGCCGACGGCCGACGACGCCGGCGAACTCGTCGTCCGGTCACTGCTCCCCTACCGGCTGGTCTTCACCGTCCACGCCGCCCGGCAGGACGAGACCGCCGGCGTCCTGGAGGCCCGGATGACGGGCGACCTGGTCGGCTGGTCACGCTGGACGGTCACCGCTCAACCCGTCGGCACCCGGGTGCTGTTCGAGGAGGAGGCCCGGCTGGGCAAACCCCTGCTGCGCCTGCTGGCCGTCCCCGCCCGGCCGGTCTTTCTGGCCAACCACGCGGCCATGATGCGCGGCGGCGAACGCGGTCTGCGCGCGCACCTGGCAGCCGTGGCCGGGTACTGA
- a CDS encoding glycoside hydrolase family 15 protein: protein MSGRIEDYALIGDLQTAALIGRDGSVDWLCLPRFDSPSCFAALLGEQHHGSWRLAPAGAGPCGSRKYRGDSLVLESEWQTATGSVRVTDFMPHRDKVPRLVRIVEGLTGSVEMRGELRLSFNYGRIDPWVRRTGHHRVAVAGPDSAWLRVPPGVHTYGADGTTVSDFTVTAGRRVAFLLTWQPSHLQSTPNTDPDQALAATLGRWQDWAGSFRYRGEWRDPVLRSLITLKALAYAPTGGIVAAPTAALPELIGGTRNWDYRFCWLRDSSMTLSALLRGGFREEAAAWRQWLLRAIAGDPRDLQTMYGVAGERVVTETEARWLPGYEGSRPVRFGNAAVAQLQLDVYGEVVDTLHLALLAGIPMERHVWGLLRALMGYLEQHWQEPDEGLWEFRSTRRHFVHSKVMAWVAADRAVRLAEATGLPAPVERWRAMRDAVHADVCANGYDRRRGTFVQHYGGQELDAATLFVVKSGFLPPDDPRVVRTVDAVRAGLDHGGFVRRYNGLRSGHHGGQAAGRAGADGPDGSVTAGGPVRADGLPGGEGAFLACSFWLADALVATGRRDEARELFTRVVALANDLGLLAEEWDPVEGRQLGNMPQAFTHVALVNTAFTLAEPAPGD from the coding sequence ATGAGTGGACGGATTGAGGACTACGCCCTGATCGGCGACCTGCAGACCGCCGCCCTGATCGGACGGGACGGATCGGTCGACTGGCTCTGCCTGCCCCGGTTCGACTCCCCCAGCTGCTTCGCCGCGCTGCTCGGCGAACAGCACCACGGCAGCTGGCGGCTCGCACCCGCCGGCGCCGGGCCGTGCGGTTCGCGCAAGTACCGCGGCGACAGCCTCGTCCTGGAGTCCGAGTGGCAGACCGCCACCGGCAGCGTCCGGGTCACCGACTTCATGCCGCACCGCGACAAGGTCCCCCGGCTGGTGCGGATCGTCGAGGGCCTCACCGGCAGCGTCGAGATGCGCGGCGAACTGCGACTGAGCTTCAACTACGGCCGCATCGACCCCTGGGTGCGCCGCACCGGGCACCACCGGGTGGCCGTCGCGGGCCCCGACTCCGCCTGGTTACGGGTACCCCCCGGGGTGCACACCTACGGCGCGGACGGCACCACCGTCTCCGACTTCACCGTCACCGCCGGGCGCCGGGTCGCCTTCCTGCTCACCTGGCAGCCCTCCCACCTGCAGAGCACCCCGAACACCGACCCCGACCAGGCGCTGGCCGCCACCCTCGGACGCTGGCAGGACTGGGCCGGCAGCTTCCGCTACCGGGGCGAATGGCGCGACCCCGTGCTGCGCTCCCTGATCACCCTCAAGGCGCTCGCCTACGCGCCGACCGGCGGCATCGTCGCCGCGCCCACCGCCGCGCTGCCCGAGCTGATCGGCGGCACCCGCAACTGGGACTACCGGTTCTGCTGGCTGCGCGACTCCAGCATGACGCTCTCCGCCCTGCTGCGCGGCGGGTTCCGCGAGGAGGCCGCGGCCTGGCGCCAGTGGCTGCTGCGGGCCATCGCCGGCGACCCGCGCGACTTGCAGACCATGTACGGCGTCGCCGGCGAGCGCGTGGTCACCGAGACGGAGGCCCGCTGGCTGCCCGGCTACGAGGGCTCCCGGCCCGTCCGGTTCGGCAACGCGGCCGTCGCGCAGCTCCAACTGGACGTCTACGGAGAGGTGGTGGACACCCTCCATCTGGCGCTGCTGGCCGGCATCCCGATGGAACGGCACGTCTGGGGCCTGCTGCGGGCCCTGATGGGCTACCTGGAGCAGCACTGGCAGGAGCCGGACGAGGGCCTCTGGGAGTTCCGCAGCACCCGCCGCCACTTCGTCCACTCCAAGGTGATGGCCTGGGTCGCCGCCGACCGCGCGGTACGGCTGGCCGAGGCCACCGGGCTGCCCGCTCCCGTCGAGCGCTGGCGCGCGATGCGGGACGCCGTCCACGCCGACGTCTGCGCCAACGGCTACGACCGGCGCCGCGGCACCTTCGTCCAGCACTACGGCGGACAGGAGTTGGACGCGGCCACGTTGTTCGTGGTGAAGAGCGGGTTCCTGCCGCCGGACGACCCGCGGGTGGTCCGCACGGTGGACGCCGTCCGGGCCGGGCTCGACCACGGCGGCTTCGTCCGGCGGTACAACGGGCTGCGGTCCGGCCATCACGGCGGGCAGGCGGCCGGGCGGGCCGGGGCGGACGGGCCGGACGGGTCCGTGACGGCGGGCGGGCCGGTGCGGGCGGACGGGCTGCCCGGCGGCGAAGGCGCCTTCCTCGCCTGCTCGTTCTGGCTGGCGGACGCCCTGGTGGCGACCGGACGCCGGGACGAGGCGAGGGAGTTGTTCACCCGGGTGGTGGCGCTGGCCAACGACCTCGGTCTGCTCGCCGAGGAGTGGGACCCGGTGGAGGGCCGCCAACTGGGCAACATGCCCCAGGCGTTCACCCATGTCGCGCTGGTGAACACGGCCTTCACGCTGGCCGAGCCGGCCCCCGGGGACTGA
- the egtA gene encoding ergothioneine biosynthesis glutamate--cysteine ligase EgtA: protein MAGVCFKIGPPRLVGVEVEWFVHDDRCPEATVTSERVAAALDSLPPHPDGQAQPGQVLPSGSLITLEPGGQVELSSPPADSLGSCVEETRRDLAVLRSAFAAQGLRLTGTGTDPLDRDRRMVLEHPRYLAMERFFDRGGPWGRIMMTGTASVQVCVDAGSELGPHALRDRWRLAHLLGPVLVAAFANSPLLDGKPTGHRSTRQTVWSRMDPSRTLAPGTDGGDPRAAWASYVLDAEVLCIRRPDGQPWTAPAGLTFRDWLRGAGDRPPTWADLDYHRTTLFPPVRPRGHLELRMIDAQPGDGWVVPAALTGALFDDPVAADAALAALEPLAAADGTPPPRSPVWQRAATQAVGDPQLRRAALACFAAADAALGRLEGAARLRSAVAEFADRYPARGRCPADDQLDALRSGTRLSPPEAAPC from the coding sequence ATGGCCGGTGTCTGTTTCAAGATCGGTCCGCCTCGGCTGGTCGGGGTGGAGGTGGAGTGGTTCGTCCATGACGACCGATGTCCCGAGGCGACTGTCACATCTGAACGCGTGGCCGCCGCCCTGGATTCGCTGCCGCCGCACCCCGACGGCCAGGCACAACCCGGCCAGGTACTTCCCTCAGGGTCGCTGATCACCCTGGAACCAGGCGGGCAGGTCGAGCTCAGCTCCCCGCCCGCCGACAGCCTCGGCTCCTGTGTCGAGGAGACCCGGCGAGACCTCGCCGTCCTGCGGTCCGCCTTCGCCGCGCAGGGCCTGCGGCTCACCGGCACCGGCACCGACCCCCTGGACCGCGACCGCCGGATGGTCCTGGAACATCCCCGCTATCTGGCGATGGAACGATTCTTCGACCGGGGCGGCCCGTGGGGCCGGATCATGATGACCGGCACCGCCTCCGTCCAGGTCTGCGTGGACGCCGGCTCCGAACTGGGCCCGCACGCACTGCGCGACCGCTGGCGGCTGGCGCACCTGCTCGGACCGGTCCTGGTCGCGGCCTTCGCCAACTCCCCTCTGCTGGACGGCAAGCCGACCGGTCACCGGTCCACCCGGCAGACCGTGTGGTCCCGGATGGACCCGAGCCGCACCCTCGCCCCCGGAACGGACGGCGGGGACCCGCGGGCCGCCTGGGCCTCGTACGTGCTGGACGCCGAGGTGCTCTGCATCCGACGGCCGGACGGACAGCCCTGGACCGCGCCCGCCGGCCTGACCTTCCGGGACTGGCTGCGCGGCGCCGGCGACCGGCCGCCGACCTGGGCCGACCTCGACTACCACCGCACCACGCTCTTCCCGCCGGTCCGGCCCCGCGGTCACCTGGAACTGCGGATGATCGACGCGCAGCCCGGCGACGGCTGGGTGGTGCCCGCCGCGCTGACCGGCGCGCTGTTCGACGACCCGGTGGCCGCCGACGCGGCCCTGGCCGCCCTCGAACCCCTGGCCGCCGCCGACGGCACGCCCCCGCCGCGGAGCCCGGTCTGGCAGCGCGCGGCCACCCAGGCGGTCGGCGACCCGCAGTTGCGCCGCGCCGCCCTGGCCTGCTTCGCAGCCGCCGACGCAGCCCTGGGCAGGCTCGAAGGAGCCGCCCGACTGCGCAGCGCCGTGGCCGAGTTCGCCGACCGCTACCCGGCCCGCGGCCGCTGCCCGGCGGACGACCAGCTGGACGCCCTGCGCTCCGGCACCCGACTCTCACCCCCGGAGGCCGCACCGTGCTGA
- a CDS encoding EAL domain-containing protein: protein MSAEPAEAEAARFREDWAGLLASGHGAAVHPGILHRLVARTAGLLHRARREDPFEVSFAEQAGALLVDAHFTDPSVLARAIALLHRQPDGNGRGPAVCGAFAAGWAAALRERTLREQEAIRTAADSARKDAEKALRASEARFRALFESAAIGIGIGDTEGNILAVNKALQEIFGASPEDLQGHKVNELVHPEDTPGVWEAYADLVSGKREYLQFDKPYYRRDGEVVWTQLTVSLIRDDDGAPQYQVAMLEDITDRYRLQERLRHQATHDSLTGLPNRAAFFERLEKIFEEPEPGARFGLCYVDLDGFKVVNDSLGHETGDQLLTAVADRLKAALTPLGHLVARLGGDEFVVLLENCRGEQEAVAAAKTVLNALDGPVHIGDHRLAVGASVGVLERRVATTTPGAAVRAADLTLYRAKEAGRGRWTLFDPKETARAVSRYAVSVRMPAALDRGEFFIDYQPLHALADGSLAAVEALVRWRHPQLGVLGPDEFVATAEETGLIMPLGRWVLEQACGQAADWERRFGAAAPQMNVNLAVRQARNAGLVGDVGRILQSTGLDPGRLQLEITESTVVGPEDEALKTLHKLVDMGVSLAIDDFGTGWSNLAYLRDLPVSGLKIAGSFVGDLHDPRKDEPTGWRIVSGLVSLAHTLGLTVTAEGVETRGDADRLRSIGCDWAQGWHFGRPVRPAEIARRIAEGGPPR from the coding sequence GTGAGCGCCGAGCCGGCGGAGGCGGAGGCGGCCCGGTTCCGCGAGGACTGGGCCGGGCTGCTGGCGTCCGGGCACGGCGCGGCCGTGCACCCCGGCATCCTGCACCGTCTGGTGGCCCGCACCGCCGGCCTGCTGCACCGGGCCCGGCGCGAGGACCCGTTCGAGGTGTCCTTCGCCGAGCAGGCGGGTGCCCTGCTGGTGGACGCCCACTTCACCGACCCGTCGGTGCTGGCCCGCGCGATCGCCCTGCTGCACCGCCAGCCGGACGGCAACGGGCGCGGCCCGGCGGTCTGCGGTGCGTTCGCGGCCGGCTGGGCGGCGGCGCTGCGCGAGCGCACCCTGCGTGAGCAGGAGGCGATCCGGACGGCCGCCGACAGTGCCCGCAAGGATGCCGAGAAGGCCCTGCGGGCCTCGGAGGCCCGGTTCCGCGCGCTGTTCGAGAGCGCGGCGATCGGCATCGGCATCGGTGACACCGAGGGCAACATCCTGGCGGTCAACAAGGCCCTCCAGGAGATCTTCGGCGCGAGTCCGGAGGACCTCCAGGGTCACAAGGTCAACGAGTTGGTCCACCCGGAGGACACCCCCGGGGTCTGGGAGGCGTACGCGGACCTGGTCAGCGGCAAGCGCGAGTACCTGCAGTTCGACAAGCCGTACTACCGCCGCGACGGCGAGGTGGTCTGGACCCAGCTGACCGTCTCGCTGATCCGCGACGACGACGGCGCCCCGCAGTACCAGGTGGCGATGCTGGAGGACATCACCGACCGCTACCGCCTGCAGGAGCGGCTGCGTCACCAGGCGACCCACGACTCGCTCACCGGCCTGCCGAACCGGGCGGCCTTCTTCGAGCGGCTGGAGAAGATCTTCGAGGAGCCGGAGCCGGGGGCCAGGTTCGGCCTCTGCTACGTCGACCTGGACGGCTTCAAGGTGGTCAACGACAGCCTCGGCCACGAGACCGGGGACCAGCTGCTGACCGCCGTGGCGGACCGGCTGAAGGCCGCGCTGACCCCGCTCGGGCACCTGGTGGCCCGGCTCGGTGGCGACGAGTTCGTGGTGCTGCTGGAGAACTGCCGGGGCGAGCAGGAGGCCGTCGCCGCTGCCAAGACGGTGCTCAACGCGCTGGACGGCCCGGTGCACATCGGCGACCACCGGCTGGCGGTCGGTGCCAGCGTCGGCGTGCTGGAGCGCCGGGTCGCCACCACCACCCCGGGCGCGGCCGTCCGGGCCGCCGACCTCACGCTCTACCGCGCCAAGGAGGCCGGGCGCGGGCGCTGGACGCTCTTCGACCCGAAGGAGACCGCGCGGGCGGTGAGCCGCTACGCGGTGTCGGTGCGGATGCCGGCCGCGCTGGACCGGGGCGAGTTCTTCATCGACTACCAGCCGCTGCACGCGCTGGCCGACGGCTCGCTGGCCGCGGTCGAGGCGCTGGTGCGCTGGCGGCACCCGCAGTTGGGCGTGCTGGGACCGGACGAGTTCGTGGCGACGGCCGAGGAGACCGGCCTGATCATGCCGCTGGGCCGCTGGGTGCTGGAGCAGGCGTGCGGTCAGGCGGCCGACTGGGAGAGGCGGTTCGGTGCCGCGGCGCCGCAGATGAACGTCAACCTGGCGGTCCGTCAGGCCCGCAACGCCGGCCTGGTGGGCGATGTCGGACGGATCCTGCAGTCCACCGGCCTGGACCCGGGCCGGCTGCAGCTGGAGATCACCGAGAGCACCGTGGTGGGCCCCGAGGACGAGGCGCTGAAGACCCTGCACAAGCTGGTCGACATGGGCGTCTCGCTGGCCATCGACGACTTCGGCACCGGCTGGTCCAACCTCGCGTACCTGCGGGACCTGCCGGTCTCCGGGCTGAAGATCGCCGGCTCCTTCGTGGGGGACCTGCACGACCCGCGCAAGGACGAGCCGACCGGGTGGCGGATCGTCAGCGGCCTGGTGTCCCTGGCGCACACCCTCGGTCTGACGGTGACGGCGGAGGGCGTGGAGACCCGCGGCGACGCCGACCGGCTGCGCTCGATCGGGTGCGACTGGGCGCAGGGCTGGCACTTCGGCCGGCCGGTGCGCCCGGCGGAGATCGCCCGCCGGATCGCCGAGGGCGGCCCGCCCAGGTAG
- a CDS encoding glycoside hydrolase family 6 protein — protein sequence MPIAFANQAQAATKVDNPYVGAGVYVNPEWSALAAAEPGGTAVSNQPTAVWLDRIAAINGSSTSMGLRAHLNAAVAQAAGKPYVVQLVVYDLPGRDCAALASNGELGPTDLPRYKSEFIDPIAAILADPAYANLRIVTTIEIDSLPNLITNAGGTATATANCDVMKANGNYVNGVGYALNKLGAISNVYNYIDAGHHGWLGWDSNLQPTIDLLKTAATSSGSTVANVHGFIVNTANYSALKEPNFTIDDVVGGQPIRATSKWVDWNRYVDEQSYAVAFRQKAAASGFDSNIGMLIDTSRNGWGGANRPTGPGPTTSGDAYVNGGRIDRRFQAGNWCNQSGAGLGERPTAAPAAGIDAYVWVKPPGESDGASKEIANDQGKGFDRMCDPTYTGNARNGNQMSGALPDAPLAGAWFSAQFRELLKNAYPPVTGGTSDTVAPSAPSALVSTGTTSASVSLSWAASTDNVGVTGYDIYRGATKVGSSTSTTFTDSGLTASTAYSYTVKAKDAAGNVSAASNSVTATTAAGTGDTVAPTAPSALVSTGTTSASVSLSWGASTDNVGVTGYDIYRGATKVGSSTSTTYTDSGLTASTAYSYTVKAKDAAGNVSAASNSVTVTTASTGGTGNLGCTATYTVSSDWGAGFNADVTVKNTGTTATSHWKVTWNFGGNQQITNLWNGNKTQTGAAVSVTDAGYNGALAAGATAGFGFGASYSGSNPVPTLTCTAS from the coding sequence ATGCCGATCGCCTTCGCGAACCAGGCCCAGGCCGCCACCAAGGTGGACAACCCGTACGTGGGTGCCGGGGTTTACGTGAACCCGGAGTGGTCCGCCCTCGCCGCCGCCGAGCCCGGTGGCACCGCGGTCTCCAACCAGCCGACCGCGGTCTGGCTGGACCGGATCGCCGCCATCAACGGCTCCAGCACGTCCATGGGCCTGCGCGCCCACCTGAACGCCGCCGTGGCGCAGGCCGCCGGCAAGCCGTACGTCGTGCAGCTCGTGGTCTACGACCTGCCCGGCCGTGACTGTGCGGCCCTTGCGTCCAACGGTGAGCTCGGCCCGACCGACCTGCCGCGTTACAAGAGCGAGTTCATCGACCCGATCGCCGCGATCCTGGCCGACCCGGCCTACGCGAACCTGCGCATCGTGACGACCATCGAGATCGACTCGCTGCCGAACCTCATCACCAACGCCGGTGGCACCGCCACGGCGACCGCCAACTGCGACGTGATGAAGGCCAACGGCAACTACGTCAACGGCGTCGGCTACGCACTGAACAAGCTCGGTGCCATCTCGAACGTCTACAACTACATCGACGCCGGTCACCACGGCTGGCTGGGCTGGGACTCCAACCTCCAGCCGACGATCGACCTGCTGAAGACGGCCGCCACCTCCTCCGGCAGCACCGTCGCCAACGTGCACGGCTTCATCGTCAACACCGCCAACTACTCGGCGCTGAAGGAGCCCAACTTCACGATCGACGACGTGGTCGGCGGCCAGCCGATCCGCGCCACCTCGAAGTGGGTCGACTGGAACCGCTACGTCGACGAGCAGTCCTACGCCGTCGCGTTCCGCCAGAAGGCCGCCGCGTCCGGCTTCGACAGCAACATCGGCATGCTGATCGACACCTCGCGCAACGGCTGGGGCGGCGCCAACCGTCCGACCGGCCCCGGCCCGACGACCAGCGGTGACGCCTACGTCAACGGTGGCCGCATCGACCGCCGCTTCCAGGCCGGCAACTGGTGCAACCAGTCCGGTGCCGGTCTCGGCGAGCGTCCGACGGCGGCCCCGGCCGCCGGCATCGACGCCTACGTCTGGGTGAAGCCTCCGGGCGAGTCCGACGGCGCCAGCAAGGAGATCGCGAACGACCAGGGCAAGGGCTTCGACCGGATGTGCGACCCGACCTACACGGGCAACGCGCGCAACGGCAACCAGATGTCCGGCGCCCTGCCGGACGCGCCGCTGGCCGGTGCCTGGTTCTCCGCCCAGTTCCGCGAGCTGCTGAAGAACGCGTACCCGCCGGTCACCGGCGGCACCAGCGACACCGTCGCCCCGTCCGCGCCGTCCGCGCTGGTCTCGACCGGCACCACCTCGGCGAGCGTCTCGCTCTCCTGGGCGGCTTCGACCGACAACGTCGGCGTCACCGGCTACGACATCTACCGCGGCGCCACCAAGGTCGGCTCCTCCACCTCCACCACCTTCACCGACAGCGGCCTGACCGCCTCGACGGCGTACAGCTACACGGTGAAGGCGAAGGACGCGGCGGGCAACGTCTCGGCGGCCTCCAACAGCGTGACCGCCACCACCGCCGCGGGCACCGGTGACACCGTCGCCCCGACGGCGCCCTCGGCGCTGGTCTCCACCGGCACCACCTCGGCGAGCGTCTCGCTCTCCTGGGGCGCTTCGACCGACAACGTCGGCGTCACCGGCTACGACATCTACCGCGGCGCCACCAAGGTCGGCTCCTCCACCTCCACCACCTACACCGACAGCGGCCTGACCGCCTCGACGGCGTACAGCTACACGGTGAAGGCGAAGGACGCGGCGGGCAACGTCTCGGCGGCCTCCAACAGCGTCACGGTCACCACCGCCTCGACGGGTGGCACGGGCAACCTGGGCTGCACCGCGACCTACACGGTCAGCAGTGACTGGGGCGCCGGCTTCAACGCCGACGTGACGGTCAAGAACACCGGCACCACCGCCACCAGCCACTGGAAGGTCACCTGGAACTTCGGTGGCAACCAGCAGATCACCAACCTCTGGAACGGCAACAAGACCCAGACCGGTGCCGCTGTCAGCGTGACCGACGCGGGCTACAACGGGGCGCTCGCCGCCGGTGCCACCGCCGGCTTCGGCTTCGGCGCCAGCTACTCCGGCAGCAACCCGGTCCCGACGCTCACCTGCACCGCGAGCTGA
- a CDS encoding aminotransferase class I/II-fold pyridoxal phosphate-dependent enzyme yields MEPRPAADPYPGAEFDRPFDRTGTGSIKWARAGAAQDGVIALGLADMDLPGPPAVAEALAARAAHRAYGYTLCDPGGRELVSQWYRDRHDVAVDPDWVLLLPFSPRTALRLLLEAIAPTGPVLIPTPEWAGFAEICGAAGLPYQEIALSLEGDGYRLPTEEFARRRPGAIVLSNPHNPSGRVWTPSEIRALAEAAADGGTTGPGGGGAGRAAGSGGVLLSDEVHGDLLHPDHGLRHPVAVVAAGDLARHTVTLNSVGKTFNTSGIPSCFALVPDPALRSRLTGLMAGFGLWEGGLLEQTVQQAALQHGGPWLDALLRHLVGARERLTGVLGSAVVSRPQSSYLLWLDAGKLGLPAEGARVALLERCGLELSEGTGFGEAGIGQLRLNYALPTPLLATVEARLRAL; encoded by the coding sequence TTGGAACCGCGCCCCGCCGCAGACCCGTACCCCGGGGCGGAGTTCGACCGGCCCTTCGACCGCACCGGCACCGGCAGCATCAAGTGGGCCCGGGCCGGGGCGGCCCAGGACGGGGTGATCGCCCTGGGCCTGGCCGACATGGACCTTCCCGGGCCACCGGCCGTCGCCGAGGCGCTGGCCGCCCGGGCGGCCCACCGCGCGTACGGCTACACGCTCTGCGACCCGGGCGGACGCGAACTCGTCTCGCAGTGGTACCGGGACCGGCACGACGTGGCGGTCGACCCGGACTGGGTGCTGCTGCTGCCGTTCAGTCCCCGCACCGCGCTGCGGCTGCTGCTGGAGGCGATCGCGCCGACCGGGCCGGTGCTGATCCCCACCCCCGAGTGGGCCGGATTCGCCGAGATCTGCGGGGCGGCCGGCCTGCCGTACCAGGAGATCGCGCTGTCCCTCGAGGGCGACGGCTACCGGCTGCCGACCGAGGAGTTCGCCCGCCGGCGGCCGGGGGCGATCGTCCTGAGCAACCCGCACAACCCGTCCGGCCGGGTCTGGACCCCCTCCGAGATCCGCGCCCTGGCCGAGGCCGCCGCCGACGGCGGGACGACCGGCCCCGGGGGAGGCGGCGCGGGCCGGGCGGCCGGGTCGGGCGGGGTGCTGCTCTCCGACGAGGTGCACGGCGACCTGCTTCACCCGGACCACGGCCTTCGGCACCCGGTGGCGGTGGTCGCGGCGGGTGACCTGGCGCGGCACACGGTGACCCTCAACTCGGTCGGCAAGACCTTCAACACCTCCGGGATCCCCAGTTGCTTCGCGCTCGTCCCGGATCCGGCCCTGCGCAGCAGGCTGACCGGGCTGATGGCCGGTTTCGGGCTCTGGGAGGGCGGCCTGCTGGAGCAGACCGTCCAGCAGGCCGCCCTGCAGCACGGCGGTCCGTGGCTGGACGCGCTGCTGCGCCATCTGGTCGGGGCCCGGGAGCGGCTCACCGGGGTGCTCGGCAGCGCGGTGGTCTCCCGCCCGCAGTCCTCCTACCTGCTCTGGCTGGACGCCGGGAAGCTCGGACTGCCCGCCGAGGGCGCGCGGGTCGCGTTGCTGGAGCGGTGCGGGCTGGAGCTCTCCGAGGGCACAGGTTTCGGCGAGGCCGGGATTGGGCAGTTGCGCCTCAACTACGCCCTCCCCACCCCCTTGCTGGCGACCGTGGAGGCCCGACTACGTGCCCTCTGA
- a CDS encoding GNAT family N-acetyltransferase — protein MTIDDLALTIRPGLTDEALNELFTAAWTEHRTTSFEPLLARSLTWVTLHRAGRLVGYVNVVGDGGAHAFVLDTTVHPDEQRAGLGSRLVRAAAAEARALGAHWLHVDYEPHLESFYARCGFRPTAAGLMRL, from the coding sequence ATGACCATCGACGATCTTGCTCTCACCATCCGGCCCGGCCTGACGGACGAGGCCCTCAATGAGCTGTTCACGGCGGCCTGGACAGAGCACCGAACCACCTCCTTCGAACCCCTGCTGGCACGCAGCCTGACCTGGGTCACCCTGCACCGGGCCGGACGGCTGGTCGGGTACGTCAACGTGGTCGGCGACGGCGGGGCGCACGCCTTCGTGCTGGACACCACGGTCCACCCCGACGAGCAGCGCGCCGGACTCGGCTCGCGACTGGTGCGCGCCGCGGCGGCCGAGGCCCGGGCACTCGGCGCGCACTGGCTGCACGTCGACTACGAGCCCCACCTCGAATCCTTCTACGCCCGTTGCGGGTTCCGCCCGACGGCGGCCGGTCTGATGCGGCTCTGA
- a CDS encoding SAM-dependent methyltransferase, translating to MRRPDWVPAGTDLDKPNAARVYDYYLGGSHNFEVDREMARKAMALWPDLPMIMRSNRAFLRRAVQFVAEAGISRFLDIGSGIPTFGAVHEVARAIRPGAEVVYVDRDPVAVAHSRLLLEHDPLSHVVQADLREPEDVLSRPEVQQLLAAGEPVAVLLVAVLHFVTDAEDPWRSVSVLRDALPPGSALVLSHASLEGRPDQAEDHQALYRMTPTPLTMRTHDQIVSLFEGFELVEPGVVYLPQWHPENPASVGENPERMTGMAGVGLRP from the coding sequence ATGCGGCGACCGGACTGGGTACCGGCTGGAACAGACCTGGACAAGCCCAACGCGGCCAGGGTCTACGACTACTACCTGGGCGGCTCGCACAACTTCGAGGTCGACCGCGAGATGGCGCGCAAGGCGATGGCCCTCTGGCCGGACCTTCCGATGATCATGCGGTCGAACCGGGCCTTCCTGCGCCGCGCGGTCCAGTTCGTGGCCGAGGCCGGCATCTCCCGGTTCCTGGACATCGGCTCCGGCATCCCGACCTTCGGCGCGGTGCACGAGGTGGCCAGGGCGATCCGCCCCGGTGCCGAGGTGGTCTACGTGGACCGCGACCCGGTCGCGGTCGCGCACAGCAGGCTGCTGCTGGAGCACGACCCGCTCAGCCACGTCGTCCAGGCGGACCTGCGCGAGCCGGAGGACGTGCTGTCCCGGCCCGAGGTGCAGCAGCTGCTCGCCGCCGGTGAGCCGGTCGCGGTGCTGCTGGTCGCGGTGCTGCACTTCGTCACCGATGCGGAGGACCCGTGGCGTTCGGTGTCGGTGCTGCGGGACGCGCTCCCGCCGGGCAGTGCGCTGGTGCTCTCGCACGCCTCGCTGGAGGGCCGGCCGGACCAGGCGGAGGACCACCAGGCCCTGTACCGGATGACGCCGACTCCGCTGACGATGCGTACGCACGACCAGATCGTCTCGCTCTTCGAGGGCTTCGAACTGGTCGAGCCCGGGGTGGTGTACCTGCCGCAGTGGCACCCGGAGAACCCCGCGAGCGTCGGCGAGAACCCGGAGCGGATGACCGGCATGGCGGGTGTGGGGCTCCGGCCGTGA